The following are from one region of the Remersonia thermophila strain ATCC 22073 chromosome 6, whole genome shotgun sequence genome:
- a CDS encoding 40S ribosomal protein eS25 — MAPAASGAKKQKKKWSKGKVKDKAQHAVVLDKATSDKLYKDVQSYRLVTVATLVDRLKINGSLARQCLKDLEEKGQIKLVVGHSKSKIYTRAVSAAE, encoded by the exons ATGGCTCCCGCGGCATCTGGTgcgaagaagcagaagaagaagtgGTCCAAGGGCAAGG TCAAGGACAAGgcccagcacgccgtcgtccttgacAAGGCCACTTCCGACAAGCTCTACAAGGACGTCCAGTCCTACCGTCTCGTCACCGTCGCCACCCTCGTCGACAGGCTCAAGATCAACGGCTCCCTCGCCCGGCAGTGCCTGAAGGACCTTGAGGAGAAGGGGCAGATCAAGCTGGTGGTGGGCCACAGCAAGTCGAAGATCTACA CTCGCGCCGTCAGCGCTGCCGAGTAA
- a CDS encoding 40S ribosomal protein uS7 — protein sequence MSEGEVEVGNTAAYEVLPKEVLAEVGSVKLFNRWSYEDVEIRDISLTDYIQIRSPVYIPHSAGRYAAKRFRKANCPIIERLTNSLMMHGRNNGKKMMAVRIVAHAFEIIHLMTDQNPIQIAVDAIVNCGPREDSTRIGSAGTVRRQAVDVSPLRRVNQAIALLTTGAREASFRNVKTIAECLAEELINAAKGSSNSYAIKKKDELERVAKSNR from the exons ATGTCTGAAGGCGAAGTCGAAGTGGGCAACACCGCCGCCTACGAGGTCCTCCCCAAGgaggtcctcgccgaggttggCAGCGTCAAGCTCTTCA ACCGCTGGAGCTACGAGGATGTCGAGATCCGCGACATCTCCCTGAC CGACTACATTCAGATCCGGTCTCCCGTCTACATCCCGCACTCGGCTGGCCGCTATGCCGCCAAGCGGTTCCGCAAGGCCAACTGCCCCATCATTGAGCGCCTTACCAACTCGCTCATGATGCACGGCCGCAACAACGGCAAGAAGATGATGGCCGTCCGCATCGTTGCGCACGCCTTCGAGATC ATCCACCTCATGACCGACCAGAACCCCATCCAGATCGCCGTCGATGCCATCGTCAACTGCGGCCCCCGCGAAGACAGCACCCGTATCGGCTCGGCCGGTACCGtccggcggcaggccgtcgacgtgtcgccgctgcgccgcgtcaaccaggccatcgccctcctcaccaccggcgcccgcgaggcctcGTTCCGCAACGTCAAGACGATCGCCGAgtgcctggccgaggagctgatcaacgccgccaagggcagCAGCAACTCGTACGCcatcaagaagaaggacgagctggagcgcgtgGCCAAGAGCAACCGGTAA